The Thermoplasmatales archaeon genome segment GATCCACTTAATCACCCATCCTTTTCTCGAAAAGATATATTAGATTTTTCCATCCATCTCTCCATGATTGTATTTTTGCTTTCCCTTCTCTTTCATATAAATACGAATCTATTTCTCTGGCTCTTGCTTTTTTAAACATCTCTATTTTTATTTCCTCTGAAAATGCCATCCCATCACTTAAATCTTCCAAATTTTTTATTTTATTAAGCGCTTCTTTCCTTATTATCCACATGCCGGATTGAGAATCCTTTATCTTTAAACCAAATAAAAGGCGAAGCGCTGATGAAAGAATAAAATTACCAAAAAAATGTTTGAATGACATCGCCCCTTTTTCAAGCCCAGCAAATCTATTTGTTGTTATAAAATCCAAATCTTCTTTAAGCAAAATATCAACATATTCATGAGCAATTTCAAAGGGATAGGTAGCGTCTGCATCTCCTGTAACTATTATTTCCCCAGTTGCTTTTGTCAATCCAGTCTTATATGCTCTTCCATATCCTTTTCTCGGCTCAATTATTACATTTGCCCCCTTTTCTTTTGCAATTTCTCTTGTCGCATCTGTTGAATTTCCATCAACAACAATAATTTCTACATCCATTTTTCTTTTCTTAAATTCTTCCATGTTTATCCTATCAATTGTTCTCCCTATTCCTTCCTCTTCGTTCAATGCCGGGATGACGAAACTAACTTTCATTATAAAGATAATATGACTAACTTATATTTTTTTGGTTTTTTCATGCTGTGTTGAACAATCATGGAAGCCATACTTCCACTAATTTTTGAAAAAATTGGGCTTTTTTACAAATTGATGAGCATGGCATAGAACACAAATTTCAATCCTGAGAAAAATGTTTCTTTAGCCTTTTGCTTTTGTGGAAGCATTTTCTCTTGTTTTGATGATTGGCTCTATTCCCTGCTTTTTTAGATAACTAAAATTCTTTCTGCTATCATAGGATTCATTTCCGTCATCCTCTCTATTTTTTTATTGCCAATGGTTCTC includes the following:
- a CDS encoding glycosyltransferase family 2 protein, whose translation is MKVSFVIPALNEEEGIGRTIDRINMEEFKKRKMDVEIIVVDGNSTDATREIAKEKGANVIIEPRKGYGRAYKTGLTKATGEIIVTGDADATYPFEIAHEYVDILLKEDLDFITTNRFAGLEKGAMSFKHFFGNFILSSALRLLFGLKIKDSQSGMWIIRKEALNKIKNLEDLSDGMAFSEEIKIEMFKKARAREIDSYLYEREGKAKIQSWRDGWKNLIYLFEKRMGD